The Streptomyces achromogenes genome window below encodes:
- a CDS encoding phosphocholine cytidylyltransferase family protein yields the protein MIGLVLAAGAGRRLRPYTDSLPKALVPVGPAGIEGEPTVLDLTLGNFAEIGLTEVAVIVGYRKEAVYARKAALEAKYGLKITLIDNDKAEEWNNAYSLWCGRDALKDGVILANGDTVHPVSVERTLLAARGEGRKIILALDTVKSLADEEMKVVVDPEKGMTKITKLMDPAEATGEYIGVTLIEGDAAPELADALKTVWETDPQQFYEHGYQELVNRGFRIDVAPIGDVKWVEIDNHDDLARGREIACQY from the coding sequence ATGATCGGCCTCGTGCTGGCGGCCGGCGCCGGACGGCGTCTGCGCCCCTACACCGACAGCCTGCCCAAGGCGCTGGTGCCGGTGGGGCCCGCGGGCATAGAAGGCGAGCCCACGGTCCTGGACCTGACGCTCGGCAACTTCGCCGAGATCGGGCTGACCGAGGTCGCGGTCATCGTCGGCTACCGCAAGGAGGCCGTGTACGCGCGCAAGGCGGCGCTGGAGGCGAAGTACGGCCTCAAGATCACCCTCATCGACAACGACAAGGCCGAGGAGTGGAACAACGCCTACTCCCTGTGGTGCGGTCGTGACGCCCTCAAGGACGGCGTGATCCTCGCCAACGGCGACACGGTGCACCCGGTCTCCGTCGAGCGGACGCTGCTCGCCGCCCGCGGCGAGGGCAGGAAGATCATCCTCGCGCTGGACACCGTGAAGTCCCTCGCGGACGAGGAGATGAAGGTCGTCGTCGACCCCGAGAAGGGCATGACGAAGATCACCAAGCTGATGGACCCGGCCGAGGCCACCGGCGAGTACATCGGCGTCACCCTCATCGAGGGCGACGCGGCCCCCGAACTGGCCGACGCGCTCAAGACGGTGTGGGAGACCGATCCGCAGCAGTTCTACGAGCACGGATACCAGGAACTGGTGAACCGCGGCTTCCGCATCGACGTGGCGCCGATCGGCGACGTCAAGTGGGTGGAGATCGACAACCACGACGATCTCGCCCGCGGACGGGAGATCGCGTGCCAGTACTGA
- the idi gene encoding isopentenyl-diphosphate Delta-isomerase: protein MPITPATATHDSSNGIAEAILLELVDENGVTIGTAEKLAAHQPPGQLHRAFSVFLFDERGRLLIQQRALGKYHSPGVWSNTCCGHPYPNEAPFAAAARRTHEELGVSPSLLAEAGTVRYNHPDPDSGLVEQEYNHLFVGLVQSPLRPEADEVGDTAFVTPAELAERHEKEPFSSWFMTVLDAARPAVRELTGPSAGW from the coding sequence ATGCCGATCACACCTGCCACCGCGACACACGACTCGTCGAACGGGATCGCTGAAGCGATCTTGCTGGAGCTGGTCGACGAGAACGGCGTCACGATCGGCACCGCGGAGAAGCTCGCCGCCCACCAGCCGCCCGGGCAGCTGCACCGCGCGTTCTCCGTGTTCCTCTTCGACGAGCGGGGCCGGCTGCTGATCCAGCAGCGCGCGCTCGGCAAGTACCACTCCCCCGGCGTGTGGTCCAACACCTGCTGCGGCCATCCCTACCCGAACGAGGCGCCGTTCGCGGCGGCCGCCCGGCGCACCCACGAGGAGCTGGGCGTCTCCCCGTCGCTGCTCGCCGAGGCGGGGACGGTCCGCTACAACCATCCGGACCCGGACTCGGGCCTGGTGGAGCAGGAGTACAACCACCTGTTCGTCGGGCTGGTGCAGTCCCCGCTGCGGCCGGAGGCGGACGAGGTCGGCGACACGGCCTTCGTGACCCCCGCCGAGCTGGCGGAACGACACGAGAAGGAGCCGTTCTCCTCCTGGTTCATGACCGTCCTGGACGCGGCGCGGCCCGCGGTCCGCGAGCTGACGGGCCCCTCGGCCGGCTGGTGA
- a CDS encoding cation diffusion facilitator family transporter, producing MGAGHDHGHTHAAPTGTAAAAYRGRLRGALAITLGVMVVEIVGGVLADSLALVADAAHMATDALGLGMALLAIHFAGRPPSANRTFGLARAEILAALANCLLLLGVGGYVLYEAVQRFFTPAATEGGLMIWFGAIGLAANMVSLTLLMRGQAESLNVRGAFLEVAADALGSVAVLISAAVILTTGWQTADPIASLVIGLMIVPRTVKLLRETLDVLLESAPKDVDMAEVRSHILALDGVEDVHDLHAWTITSGMPVLSAHVVVSSEALNAIGHEKMLHELQGCLGDHFDVEHCTFQLEPSGHAEHEARLCH from the coding sequence ATGGGGGCTGGGCACGACCACGGCCACACGCACGCAGCGCCCACCGGCACCGCCGCGGCGGCGTACCGCGGCAGGCTGCGCGGCGCTCTGGCGATCACGCTCGGCGTCATGGTGGTGGAGATCGTCGGCGGGGTGCTCGCGGACTCCCTGGCGCTGGTCGCGGACGCGGCGCACATGGCGACGGACGCGCTGGGGCTGGGCATGGCGCTGCTCGCCATCCACTTCGCGGGCCGGCCGCCGAGCGCGAACCGCACCTTCGGGCTCGCCCGCGCCGAGATCCTGGCAGCCCTCGCCAACTGTCTGCTGCTGCTCGGGGTGGGCGGTTACGTCCTGTACGAGGCGGTCCAGCGGTTCTTCACGCCGGCCGCCACCGAGGGCGGGCTGATGATCTGGTTCGGCGCGATCGGCCTGGCGGCGAACATGGTGTCGCTGACCCTGCTGATGCGCGGCCAGGCGGAGAGCCTGAACGTGCGCGGGGCATTCCTGGAGGTGGCCGCCGACGCGCTCGGCTCGGTGGCGGTGCTGATCTCGGCGGCGGTGATCCTGACCACCGGCTGGCAGACCGCCGACCCGATCGCCTCGCTGGTCATCGGCCTGATGATCGTGCCGCGGACCGTGAAGCTGCTGCGCGAGACGCTCGACGTGCTGCTGGAGTCGGCCCCCAAGGACGTCGACATGGCCGAGGTGCGGTCCCACATCCTCGCTCTGGACGGGGTGGAGGACGTCCACGACCTGCACGCCTGGACGATCACCTCGGGCATGCCGGTGCTGTCGGCGCACGTGGTGGTGAGCTCGGAGGCGCTCAACGCGATCGGCCACGAGAAGATGCTGCACGAGCTCCAGGGCTGCCTGGGCGACCACTTCGACGTGGAGCACTGCACCTTCCAGCTGGAGCCGAGCGGGCACGCCGAACACGAGGCGCGGCTCTGCCACTGA
- a CDS encoding iron-containing alcohol dehydrogenase family protein, translating into MPVLTRLIPSPVVVDIRPGALDDLVGVLADERISHSGKLAIAVSGGSGARLRERLTPALSGATWYEVGGGTLDDAVQLAGDIKAGHYDAVVGLGGGKIIDCAKFAAARVGLPLVAVPTNLAHDGLCSPVATLDNDAGRGSYGVPNPIAVVIDLDVIREAPVRFVRAGIGDAVSNISAIADWELANRVKGEKIDGLAAAIARQAGEAVLRHPGGVGDTGFLQVLAEALVLSGIAMSVSGDSRPSSGACHEINHAFDLLFPRRAAAHGEQCGLGAAFAMYLRGAHEESAYMAQVLRRHGLPVLPEEIGFTVDEFVRVVGFAPETRPGRYTILEHLDLKPDQIKDVYTEYVKAIGS; encoded by the coding sequence GTGCCAGTACTGACCCGGCTGATCCCCTCACCGGTCGTCGTGGACATCCGCCCGGGTGCCCTGGACGACCTGGTCGGGGTCCTCGCCGACGAGCGCATCTCGCACTCGGGCAAGCTCGCGATCGCCGTCAGCGGCGGCTCGGGCGCCCGGCTGCGCGAGCGCCTCACCCCGGCCCTGTCCGGCGCCACCTGGTACGAGGTGGGCGGCGGCACCCTCGACGACGCCGTCCAGCTGGCCGGCGACATAAAGGCCGGCCACTACGACGCCGTCGTGGGTCTGGGCGGCGGCAAGATCATCGACTGCGCCAAGTTCGCCGCGGCGCGGGTGGGACTGCCGCTGGTCGCCGTGCCGACGAACCTCGCGCACGACGGCCTGTGCTCGCCGGTCGCCACCCTCGACAACGACGCGGGCCGCGGCTCCTACGGAGTGCCGAACCCGATCGCCGTCGTGATCGACCTGGACGTCATCCGCGAGGCCCCGGTGCGTTTCGTGCGCGCCGGCATCGGCGACGCGGTGTCCAACATCTCGGCGATCGCCGACTGGGAGCTCGCCAACCGGGTCAAGGGCGAGAAGATCGACGGTCTCGCGGCCGCGATCGCCCGGCAGGCCGGCGAGGCCGTGCTGCGGCACCCGGGCGGCGTCGGCGACACCGGCTTCCTCCAGGTGCTGGCCGAGGCGCTGGTGCTCAGCGGCATCGCGATGTCGGTGTCGGGCGACTCCCGCCCCTCCTCCGGCGCGTGCCACGAGATCAACCACGCCTTCGACCTGCTCTTCCCCCGGCGGGCCGCCGCCCACGGGGAGCAGTGCGGACTCGGGGCGGCCTTCGCGATGTACCTGCGCGGCGCCCACGAGGAGTCCGCCTACATGGCCCAGGTGCTGCGCCGGCACGGACTGCCCGTCCTGCCCGAGGAGATCGGCTTCACGGTGGACGAGTTCGTCCGCGTCGTGGGGTTCGCTCCCGAGACCCGGCCGGGCCGCTACACGATCCTCGAACACCTCGACCTCAAGCCCGACCAGATCAAGGACGTCTACACCGAATATGTCAAGGCCATCGGTAGCTGA
- a CDS encoding DUF5941 domain-containing protein → MSTAILTGSPVPGSSIEGDLRSLGFDVLTASDAGDAEALLAAVPGDQRVAVVDARFVGHEHALRLGLTDPRFPLAAIPGALTAQPAGRQALTRAMARENSASGGTLLAVESLADRVVAALDADGAGVHRPELGSLVAQVPVDPQTRNEARQAVAALDDEAVRLKSAVKARDGFFTTYFISPYSRYIARWCARRGLTPNQVTTASLITALIAAGCAATGTRGGFVAAGVLLIASFVLDCTDGQLARYSLQYSTLGAWLDATFDRAKEYAYYAGLALGAARGGDDVWALALGAMVLQTCRHVVDFSFNEANHDATANTSPTAALSDKLDSVGWTVWVRRMIVLPIGERWAMIAVLTAVTTPRITFYALLVGCAFAATYTTAGRVLRSLTRKARRTDRAAQALADLADSGPLTEALVRLLPGKPRPTAPLSAAVGAVLVTLGAWMWGPSWWVVLMAGAYALASAEAVAHPLKGALDWLIPPLFRAAEYGTVLILAARADVDGALPAAFGLVAAVAYHHYDTVYRIRGDAGAPPAWLVRTVGGQEGRTLLVAVLAALLTASQFTVALTVLAVAVAVLVLLESIRFWVAAHKGGAPAVHDEGEPA, encoded by the coding sequence TTGTCGACCGCCATCCTCACCGGCTCGCCGGTCCCCGGATCGTCGATCGAGGGCGACCTGCGGTCCCTCGGCTTCGACGTCCTGACCGCCTCCGACGCCGGTGACGCCGAGGCACTCCTCGCCGCCGTCCCCGGCGACCAGCGCGTCGCCGTCGTGGACGCCCGCTTCGTCGGGCACGAGCACGCGCTGCGCCTGGGACTCACCGACCCCCGCTTCCCGCTCGCCGCGATCCCGGGCGCGCTGACCGCGCAGCCGGCCGGCCGGCAGGCCCTGACCCGCGCGATGGCCCGCGAGAACTCCGCGAGCGGCGGCACCCTGCTGGCCGTCGAGAGCCTCGCCGACCGGGTGGTCGCCGCCCTCGACGCCGACGGCGCCGGCGTGCACCGCCCCGAACTGGGCAGCCTGGTCGCGCAGGTGCCCGTCGACCCGCAGACCCGCAACGAGGCACGGCAGGCCGTGGCCGCCCTGGACGACGAGGCGGTGCGCCTGAAGTCGGCCGTCAAGGCCCGCGACGGCTTCTTCACCACCTACTTCATCAGCCCGTACTCCCGCTACATCGCCCGCTGGTGCGCCCGCCGAGGTCTGACCCCGAACCAGGTCACCACCGCCTCGCTGATCACCGCGCTGATCGCGGCGGGCTGCGCGGCCACCGGCACCCGCGGCGGGTTCGTCGCGGCCGGCGTCCTGCTGATCGCCTCCTTCGTCCTGGACTGCACCGACGGACAGCTCGCCCGCTACTCCCTGCAGTACTCCACCCTGGGCGCCTGGCTCGACGCCACCTTCGACCGGGCCAAGGAGTACGCCTACTACGCGGGTCTCGCCCTGGGGGCCGCCCGCGGCGGCGACGACGTGTGGGCGCTCGCGCTGGGCGCCATGGTCCTGCAGACCTGCCGGCACGTCGTGGACTTCTCCTTCAACGAGGCCAACCACGACGCCACCGCCAACACCAGCCCCACCGCCGCCCTCTCCGACAAGCTCGACAGCGTCGGCTGGACGGTCTGGGTGCGGCGGATGATAGTCCTGCCCATCGGCGAACGATGGGCCATGATCGCCGTGCTGACCGCGGTCACCACCCCCCGCATCACCTTCTACGCGCTGCTCGTCGGCTGCGCCTTCGCGGCGACGTACACCACGGCGGGGCGCGTCCTGCGCTCGCTGACCCGCAAGGCCAGGCGGACGGACCGGGCGGCGCAGGCGCTGGCGGACCTCGCGGACAGCGGGCCGCTGACCGAGGCGCTGGTCCGCCTCCTTCCCGGCAAGCCCCGGCCGACCGCGCCCCTCAGCGCCGCCGTGGGCGCCGTCCTGGTCACCCTGGGGGCCTGGATGTGGGGCCCGAGCTGGTGGGTCGTCCTGATGGCCGGCGCGTACGCGCTGGCGTCCGCCGAGGCCGTCGCCCATCCCCTCAAGGGCGCCCTCGACTGGCTGATCCCCCCGCTGTTCCGCGCCGCCGAGTACGGCACGGTCCTGATCCTCGCGGCCCGGGCCGACGTGGATGGAGCGCTCCCCGCGGCTTTCGGGCTGGTCGCCGCCGTCGCCTACCATCACTACGACACGGTGTACCGCATCCGCGGCGACGCCGGAGCGCCGCCGGCCTGGCTGGTGCGCACCGTCGGGGGGCAGGAGGGGCGGACGCTGCTCGTGGCCGTGCTGGCCGCGCTGCTCACCGCTTCGCAGTTCACGGTCGCGCTCACGGTCCTCGCCGTGGCCGTCGCCGTGCTGGTGCTCCTCGAGAGCATCCGCTTCTGGGTGGCCGCCCACAAGGGCGGCGCTCCCGCCGTACACGATGAAGGAGAACCCGCATGA
- the galE gene encoding UDP-glucose 4-epimerase GalE has protein sequence MTWLITGGAGYIGAHVARAVTGAGERVVVLDDLSSGVTARLGADVPLVRGSALDADLLGKTLAEHAVTGVVHLAAHKQVGESMARPTRYYRDNVGGLATLLEAVAEAGIRRFLFSSSAAVYGNPDVDLITEDTPCAPVNPYGETKLAGEWLVRAAGQAHGIATTCLRYFNVAGAAAPELADTGIFNVVPMVFDRLTRDEAPRIFGADYPTPDGTCVRDYIHVADLAEAHLAAARRLSAPDAAGDLTVNIGRGEGVSVRELVTLIGEVTGDTRPAVVEGRRPGDAPRAVAAAGLAARELGWTARRGVREMVESAWQGWRLHRS, from the coding sequence ATGACGTGGCTGATCACCGGCGGAGCCGGATACATTGGGGCACATGTGGCGCGGGCCGTGACGGGGGCCGGCGAAAGGGTCGTCGTCCTGGACGACCTCTCGTCCGGCGTCACCGCCCGGCTCGGGGCGGACGTCCCGCTCGTCAGGGGCTCGGCACTCGACGCCGACCTGCTCGGGAAGACCCTCGCGGAGCACGCCGTGACCGGTGTGGTGCACCTGGCCGCGCACAAGCAGGTCGGCGAGTCGATGGCGCGGCCCACCCGTTACTACCGGGACAACGTGGGCGGTCTCGCCACGCTGCTCGAGGCGGTCGCCGAGGCCGGGATCCGGCGGTTCCTGTTCTCCTCCTCCGCGGCCGTCTACGGCAATCCCGATGTGGACCTCATCACCGAGGACACCCCGTGCGCTCCGGTGAACCCGTACGGCGAGACCAAGCTCGCCGGAGAGTGGCTGGTGCGGGCGGCGGGGCAGGCGCACGGCATCGCGACGACGTGTCTGCGCTACTTCAACGTGGCCGGGGCGGCGGCGCCCGAGCTGGCCGACACCGGGATCTTCAACGTGGTGCCGATGGTCTTCGACCGGCTCACCCGCGACGAGGCCCCGCGGATCTTCGGCGCCGACTACCCGACGCCGGACGGGACGTGCGTGCGGGACTACATCCACGTGGCGGACCTGGCCGAGGCCCATCTCGCGGCGGCCCGGCGGCTGAGCGCGCCGGACGCGGCGGGCGACCTGACGGTGAACATCGGCCGGGGCGAGGGCGTCTCGGTGCGCGAGCTGGTCACCCTCATCGGCGAGGTCACCGGCGACACCCGCCCGGCGGTCGTCGAGGGGCGCAGGCCCGGGGACGCGCCGCGCGCGGTGGCCGCGGCGGGACTGGCGGCCCGGGAACTGGGGTGGACGGCCCGGCGAGGGGTACGGGAGATGGTCGAGTCGGCGTGGCAGGGCTGGCGGCTGCACCGCTCCTGA